The Euphorbia lathyris chromosome 3, ddEupLath1.1, whole genome shotgun sequence genome contains a region encoding:
- the LOC136221588 gene encoding uncharacterized protein isoform X1: protein MVEFLFLGMIRHLYYSDPLRLAPLRTMELRLLELVSEASSWDFSAALKFGIFDKSFIPRILPEKFAGNPHLQQEVAFYKSSESLYLGKRTLSALL from the exons ATGGTAGAGTTTCTGTTTCTGGGGATGATTAGGCATCTATATTACAGT GACCCCTTGCGCCTTGCACCTTTAAGAACTATGGAGTTAAGATTGCTTGAGCTG GTTTCAGAGGCTAGTTCTTGGGATTTTTCTGCTGCTTTGAAATTTGGAATTT TTGATAAATCATTTATTCCAAGAATTCTACCAGAGAAATTTGCTGGAAATCCTCATCTTCAACAAG aagtagctttttacaaaagtagTGAATCTCTATATCTTGGAAAACGGACCCTTAGTGCACTTTTATAG
- the LOC136221588 gene encoding uncharacterized protein isoform X3 — protein sequence MVEFLFLGMIRHLYYSVSEASSWDFSAALKFGIFDKSFIPRILPEKFAGNPHLQQGLIRGSGAYKIVRSSFLQK from the exons ATGGTAGAGTTTCTGTTTCTGGGGATGATTAGGCATCTATATTACAGT GTTTCAGAGGCTAGTTCTTGGGATTTTTCTGCTGCTTTGAAATTTGGAATTT TTGATAAATCATTTATTCCAAGAATTCTACCAGAGAAATTTGCTGGAAATCCTCATCTTCAACAAG GGTTAATTCGGGGCAGTGGCGCATACAAGATTGTTCg aagtagctttttacaaaagtag
- the LOC136221588 gene encoding uncharacterized protein isoform X2 encodes MVEFLFLGMIRHLYYSDPLRLAPLRTMELRLLELVSEASSWDFSAALKFGIFDKSFIPRILPEKFAGNPHLQQGLIRGSGAYKIVRSSFLQK; translated from the exons ATGGTAGAGTTTCTGTTTCTGGGGATGATTAGGCATCTATATTACAGT GACCCCTTGCGCCTTGCACCTTTAAGAACTATGGAGTTAAGATTGCTTGAGCTG GTTTCAGAGGCTAGTTCTTGGGATTTTTCTGCTGCTTTGAAATTTGGAATTT TTGATAAATCATTTATTCCAAGAATTCTACCAGAGAAATTTGCTGGAAATCCTCATCTTCAACAAG GGTTAATTCGGGGCAGTGGCGCATACAAGATTGTTCg aagtagctttttacaaaagtag